Proteins co-encoded in one Candidatus Cloacimonadota bacterium genomic window:
- a CDS encoding T9SS type A sorting domain-containing protein, translated as MKIRVILLLIVLTGLLSAQVALDPRYHTYDEAMDEIFAYQDTFPDLVKVEQIGNTLGAYPYQNSLPIYAVKLSNNVQVDEDEPEILFLGPCHSEEILGIEINMFMLQEIIQYRNVQPFSVWLDNLEIWIVPTYNPEGLQVVMDDWDETFRKNKRDNNGNEVFDFVPGSGGDIDGVDPNRNYSFNWIHGEGLYQGQGEEWNDYYRGPFPFSEGESQTIRDFAAQHHFIYSIAWHSSRTGNLSEKVFHSFKWEDVKACPDLQFNKSIGDNVAALIENEAGTGSYESYSSQGRKGGANDWFYKTYGTVQLLIECGTQNMQPNNDPPLYLIDDTCERNRIGAYYLMNRALGYNADASMLTGIVTDATTGDPLVARYSIDEKEAGFFDPRFTDELYGRYWRPISVGTYNLRINKKGYEESVTTITVNNSQWTTLNIQLTPLDQIIVNAVVESNGTALDGTIMVGNGQYIEEDILDFTGGSLSFDNYVGEHEITVMAAGYVPQVFTVDLTAGVYDLNIEMSEAETIFNEDFESNLSAWNVQGDWALTENSTTGTYSVTDSPDEFYQNGTTASLTLLSPINLTQATDDVVIELWHKYHTEHDYDFCHLEYSLDGSSWINIASFDGFPDEWSHDIIPIPELTGENVYLRFILSTDDSVDDPGWWIDQIKILASDGAGTSSDIPPARSELFPNFPNPFNPETHIKYDLANSSQVELSIFNLKGQKVRALVNEFQVAGNQECIWNGKDDNNRSVASGVYFYTLKTHDFSKTHKMVLLK; from the coding sequence ATGAAAATTAGAGTAATTCTATTGCTGATCGTTCTGACAGGGTTATTGTCGGCGCAAGTAGCATTAGATCCTCGCTATCATACATACGATGAGGCAATGGATGAGATTTTTGCCTATCAGGATACTTTTCCCGATCTGGTGAAAGTAGAACAGATCGGCAACACATTGGGAGCTTATCCCTATCAGAATTCTCTTCCAATTTATGCCGTCAAACTTTCCAATAATGTTCAGGTGGATGAAGATGAACCGGAAATTCTCTTTCTGGGTCCCTGTCATTCGGAAGAAATTCTGGGCATTGAGATCAACATGTTCATGCTGCAGGAAATTATTCAATACAGGAATGTACAGCCTTTCAGTGTGTGGCTGGATAATCTGGAAATCTGGATTGTTCCTACCTATAATCCTGAAGGTTTGCAGGTTGTAATGGATGACTGGGACGAAACTTTTCGCAAAAATAAACGTGATAATAACGGAAATGAAGTTTTTGATTTTGTTCCGGGTTCCGGTGGTGATATCGATGGTGTAGATCCCAATAGAAATTACAGTTTCAACTGGATTCACGGGGAAGGGCTCTATCAAGGTCAGGGAGAAGAATGGAACGATTATTATCGAGGTCCATTTCCCTTCAGCGAAGGAGAATCGCAAACTATCAGAGACTTTGCAGCTCAACATCATTTTATCTATTCCATAGCCTGGCATTCATCCAGAACCGGAAATCTTTCGGAAAAAGTTTTTCATTCTTTTAAATGGGAAGATGTAAAAGCCTGTCCCGATCTGCAATTCAATAAATCGATCGGCGATAATGTGGCCGCCCTCATAGAAAATGAAGCAGGAACAGGCAGTTATGAATCTTATTCTTCTCAGGGACGTAAAGGCGGAGCTAACGACTGGTTCTACAAAACGTATGGAACGGTTCAGTTACTGATCGAATGCGGAACGCAGAACATGCAGCCGAACAATGATCCGCCGCTCTATCTGATCGATGATACTTGTGAACGCAATAGAATTGGAGCTTATTATCTGATGAATAGAGCATTAGGCTATAATGCTGATGCTTCCATGCTGACTGGAATTGTGACTGATGCAACAACTGGTGATCCACTTGTTGCCAGATATTCCATCGATGAGAAAGAAGCTGGATTTTTCGATCCACGCTTTACAGATGAACTTTATGGACGATACTGGCGCCCGATCTCGGTGGGAACATATAATCTGAGAATAAATAAAAAGGGCTATGAGGAATCAGTTACAACCATTACCGTGAACAATTCTCAGTGGACAACTCTTAATATCCAACTAACTCCATTGGATCAAATTATCGTAAATGCTGTAGTAGAAAGCAACGGAACTGCTTTGGATGGAACTATCATGGTTGGAAATGGACAATATATTGAAGAGGATATTTTAGACTTTACAGGTGGAAGTTTAAGTTTTGACAACTATGTGGGAGAACATGAGATCACAGTGATGGCGGCTGGATATGTTCCGCAGGTTTTCACCGTTGATCTTACCGCTGGAGTTTATGATTTGAATATCGAAATGAGTGAAGCTGAAACTATTTTCAATGAAGATTTTGAATCAAATCTTTCTGCCTGGAACGTTCAAGGTGATTGGGCTTTGACGGAAAACTCTACAACTGGAACTTATTCTGTTACCGACAGTCCGGACGAATTTTATCAAAATGGAACTACTGCCAGTCTTACTTTGCTATCTCCCATAAATTTAACTCAAGCTACAGATGACGTTGTAATCGAATTATGGCACAAATATCATACCGAACATGATTATGATTTCTGTCATCTTGAATATTCATTAGACGGCAGCAGTTGGATAAATATAGCTTCATTTGACGGTTTTCCCGATGAGTGGAGCCACGATATTATTCCAATTCCCGAGCTGACAGGAGAAAACGTTTATCTTCGTTTTATACTCTCTACCGATGATTCTGTTGATGATCCGGGCTGGTGGATCGATCAGATCAAGATTTTAGCATCAGACGGAGCTGGTACATCTTCTGATATTCCTCCTGCCAGATCAGAATTATTTCCCAATTTTCCCAATCCTTTCAATCCTGAAACACACATAAAATACGATCTGGCAAATTCCAGTCAGGTTGAACTTTCGATTTTTAATCTGAAAGGTCAGAAAGTAAGAGCGTTGGTCAACGAGTTTCAGGTAGCAGGGAATCAGGAATGTATCTGGAATGGCAAAGATGATAATAACCGATCAGTAGCATCGGGCGTATATTTTTATACATTGAAAACTCATGATTTTTCGAAAACACATAAAATGGTTTTATTGAAATAA